The Acidobacteriota bacterium genome has a segment encoding these proteins:
- a CDS encoding cyclic nucleotide-binding domain-containing protein, which translates to MANQTEPKQPDADVVPIAEGAKAPSPVESRITVEDFCALANKFISQRMYREAINLYETAVKIFPSSLALKINLGRARDLQKRMEVVSKDHLRNELEKEREDADRLASRYIGLGLVYLERQRFEKALEFFEFAKHQNTNLHLPHYHLGSLFYQQDDLDRALAELELARDINPFHEETHALLGKIYIERGDYRSALQNSIDAFLLSMLRREEGNPLHKGRIKFLFDKLGIATKQARNEHIRTRMKGLNRLMGMLDQRKKEFLESSSFAQVTRLITTAREHKHVRTDRLRTALRLRRFPIFENLTDDELYKVAKLVEERHYESGVYVFHEGDDSGYIYVVDSGRIKLICPTPVGEQEVGMAAPGEYFGEINFIDKANHVASAMAMEDTTLWLLSNAGLDSLFEVEREIAVHFYWNFWKALAKNTRRTNELMKSFFADMKEPVPEVTEKDLAEAKEVEVGVEEKVEVLATRGLSSKELRLLATFSTEKRFEAGEIIFREGDPGDKLYIILDGKVIISKDIPGVGEEALAIFERGDFFGEMALVDQSPRSADAKAHAEGVTLLAIDKKTLDEILSLDVESAYQFLHLLCKILTHRLREITMKLARWRVMSGGF; encoded by the coding sequence GTGGCCAATCAAACGGAACCCAAGCAACCCGACGCCGACGTCGTGCCCATTGCCGAGGGCGCCAAAGCGCCTTCCCCGGTCGAGTCCCGCATCACGGTGGAGGACTTCTGCGCGCTCGCGAACAAATTCATCAGCCAGCGCATGTACCGCGAGGCCATCAACCTCTACGAGACGGCCGTCAAGATTTTCCCTTCGAGTCTCGCCCTCAAAATCAACCTCGGGCGCGCCCGTGACCTGCAAAAGCGCATGGAGGTCGTCTCGAAGGACCACCTGCGCAACGAACTCGAAAAGGAGCGCGAGGACGCCGACCGCCTGGCGAGCCGCTACATCGGGCTGGGGCTCGTGTATCTGGAGCGGCAGCGGTTCGAGAAGGCGCTCGAGTTCTTCGAGTTCGCCAAGCACCAGAACACCAACCTGCACCTTCCCCACTATCACTTGGGGAGCCTCTTTTACCAGCAGGACGACCTCGATCGGGCGCTCGCGGAGCTCGAACTCGCGCGCGACATCAACCCGTTCCACGAGGAAACGCATGCGCTTCTGGGAAAAATTTACATCGAGCGCGGCGACTACCGGAGCGCTCTTCAAAACTCCATCGACGCGTTCCTGCTGTCCATGCTTCGCCGGGAGGAGGGCAACCCCCTCCACAAGGGGCGCATCAAATTCCTGTTCGACAAGTTGGGCATCGCGACCAAACAGGCCCGCAACGAGCACATCCGCACCCGCATGAAGGGCCTGAACCGCCTTATGGGCATGCTCGACCAGCGCAAGAAGGAGTTTTTGGAGTCGAGCTCCTTCGCGCAGGTGACGCGCCTCATCACCACGGCGCGCGAGCACAAGCACGTGCGCACCGACCGGCTGCGCACGGCGCTCCGGCTGCGGCGTTTTCCGATCTTCGAGAACCTTACCGACGACGAGCTCTACAAGGTCGCCAAGCTCGTGGAAGAACGACACTACGAGTCGGGCGTCTACGTCTTCCACGAAGGCGACGACAGCGGCTACATCTACGTGGTCGACTCGGGACGCATCAAGCTCATCTGCCCGACGCCCGTCGGGGAGCAGGAGGTCGGGATGGCGGCGCCGGGCGAATATTTCGGAGAAATCAACTTCATCGACAAGGCGAACCACGTGGCCTCGGCCATGGCCATGGAGGACACCACGCTGTGGCTGCTTTCCAACGCCGGCCTCGACAGCCTTTTCGAGGTGGAGCGCGAGATCGCGGTGCATTTCTACTGGAACTTCTGGAAGGCCCTGGCCAAGAACACCCGCCGCACGAACGAGCTCATGAAGAGCTTCTTTGCCGACATGAAGGAGCCGGTGCCGGAGGTGACCGAGAAGGACTTGGCCGAGGCCAAGGAAGTCGAGGTCGGCGTTGAGGAGAAGGTCGAGGTGCTCGCCACGCGCGGCCTCTCCTCGAAGGAGCTGCGCCTGCTCGCCACGTTCAGCACGGAGAAGCGCTTCGAGGCGGGCGAGATCATTTTCCGCGAGGGCGACCCCGGCGACAAGCTGTACATCATCCTCGACGGCAAGGTCATCATCTCGAAGGACATCCCCGGCGTGGGCGAGGAGGCTCTCGCCATTTTTGAGCGGGGCGATTTCTTCGGCGAGATGGCCCTCGTGGACCAGTCACCGCGCTCGGCGGACGCCAAGGCGCACGCGGAGGGCGTGACACTCCTTGCGATCGACAAGAAGACGCTCGACGAGATTCTCTCCCTCGACGTCGAGAGCGCCTACCAGTTCCTGCATCTTCTGTGCAAGATTCTGACGCACCGCCTCCGCGAGATTACCATGAAGCTGGCCCGCTGGCGCGTCATGTCCGGGGGGTTCTGA
- a CDS encoding HEAT repeat domain-containing protein, with amino-acid sequence MPELGVGETLETLLRDLNDEYDLTRRDAAHKLGKLKDPAALSALIAALRDPSKLVRDNAAFALAEIRDKRAVLPLVELVRKDPDGRVRKSAAKGLGMLGDRRGVEPLVAALGDPDPIVRKSAARALGQLRASEAREALERAASDADVLVRKHARQALERIRK; translated from the coding sequence ATGCCGGAGCTGGGGGTGGGGGAGACCCTGGAGACGCTTCTCCGCGACCTGAACGACGAATACGACCTGACCCGGCGGGACGCCGCCCACAAGCTGGGCAAGCTCAAGGACCCCGCGGCGCTCTCCGCGCTGATTGCGGCGCTCCGGGATCCCAGCAAGCTGGTGCGCGACAACGCCGCCTTCGCGCTGGCCGAGATCCGGGACAAGAGGGCGGTGCTCCCCCTTGTGGAATTGGTCCGCAAAGACCCCGATGGCCGCGTGCGCAAGAGCGCCGCGAAGGGCCTCGGAATGCTCGGTGACCGGCGCGGCGTCGAGCCGCTCGTAGCGGCCCTCGGGGACCCCGACCCCATCGTCCGAAAGAGCGCCGCGCGCGCTCTCGGGCAGTTGCGCGCCTCGGAAGCCCGGGAAGCGCTCGAGCGGGCCGCCTCCGACGCGGACGTCCTGGTGCGAAAACACGCCAGGCAGGCGCTGGAGCGGATTCGAAAGTAG